In a genomic window of uncultured Flavobacterium sp.:
- a CDS encoding GNAT family N-acetyltransferase, with the protein METIKLELDEKKHGAFNLYVDEKKLGEMTVSIKDDLLTVYHTGVEPEAEGKGYAKKLLEEMVSYVRANNMMVLALCPYVHAQFKRHPDEYADIWKK; encoded by the coding sequence ATGGAAACAATAAAACTAGAATTAGACGAAAAAAAACACGGCGCTTTTAATCTTTATGTTGATGAAAAAAAACTAGGCGAAATGACCGTAAGTATCAAAGATGATTTGTTAACGGTTTACCATACTGGAGTTGAACCGGAAGCCGAAGGAAAAGGTTATGCAAAGAAACTTCTGGAAGAAATGGTTTCTTATGTTCGTGCGAATAACATGATGGTTTTGGCGCTTTGTCCTTATGTTCATGCGCAATTCAAAAGACATCCGGATGAATATGCAGATATCTGGAAGAAATAA
- a CDS encoding dienelactone hydrolase family protein, which translates to MNTDVITEGIPLNEAKKALIMIHGRGAGAHDILSIAKHLKVEDFALIAPQAENRTWYPYSFLVPLEENEPSFSKSLEAIHQVVVAIQQNGIEKENIYFLGFSQGACLALEFTARNAAKYGGVVAFTGGLIGDKVYENHYAGNFENTPIFIGTSDPDYHVPVERVNETEALLEKLGADVTKKIYQNMGHTISQDEVDCANALIFSKK; encoded by the coding sequence ATGAATACAGACGTTATAACCGAAGGTATCCCCTTAAACGAAGCCAAAAAAGCCCTAATCATGATACACGGACGTGGCGCTGGTGCTCACGATATTCTTTCAATTGCGAAACATCTTAAAGTTGAAGATTTTGCATTAATTGCGCCTCAGGCCGAAAACAGAACCTGGTATCCGTATTCGTTTTTAGTGCCATTGGAAGAAAATGAACCTTCTTTCTCAAAATCATTAGAAGCCATTCATCAGGTTGTGGTTGCTATTCAGCAAAACGGAATTGAGAAAGAGAACATCTACTTTTTAGGTTTTTCGCAGGGAGCTTGTCTGGCTTTGGAATTTACGGCTAGAAATGCTGCTAAATATGGCGGCGTTGTAGCTTTTACAGGCGGACTTATTGGCGATAAAGTATATGAAAATCATTACGCAGGAAATTTCGAAAATACTCCAATTTTCATCGGAACAAGCGATCCTGATTATCATGTTCCCGTTGAAAGAGTAAACGAAACCGAAGCACTTCTTGAAAAATTAGGCGCAGACGTTACTAAAAAAATCTATCAAAATATGGGACATACCATCAGTCAAGATGAAGTGGATTGTGCAAATGCGCTTATTTTTTCTAAGAAATAA
- a CDS encoding TMEM175 family protein, translating into MEKETVRIENFSDAVFAIAITLLVLDLHVPDTNIIKNGSDLLVYLKGEWTSYLAFTLSFFSIFIMWVNHHKIFKQIYSRNTAIMFANGLILFLVSAVSFPTALLARFFDGEASNIAVALYTGIFVLINISYNLLWFIASKNKKLLRPGITNSAILKIRNNYLYGLPTYIIAFGISFQFPAIALAICMILLVFWAFSSGKINVVQE; encoded by the coding sequence ATGGAAAAAGAAACCGTACGAATCGAGAATTTCAGTGATGCTGTTTTTGCCATTGCAATTACGCTTTTGGTTTTGGATCTTCATGTTCCGGACACAAATATTATCAAAAACGGTTCAGATCTTTTGGTTTATCTAAAAGGCGAATGGACATCATATCTGGCTTTTACGCTTTCTTTTTTCAGTATTTTTATCATGTGGGTCAATCATCATAAGATTTTCAAACAAATTTACAGCCGCAATACTGCCATTATGTTTGCAAACGGATTGATTCTTTTTCTGGTTTCTGCTGTATCATTTCCAACCGCTTTATTAGCTCGTTTTTTTGATGGAGAAGCCTCCAATATTGCCGTGGCGCTTTATACAGGAATCTTTGTATTAATCAATATTTCGTACAATCTTTTGTGGTTTATTGCGAGTAAAAACAAAAAACTTTTGCGTCCGGGAATTACAAATTCGGCAATCCTGAAAATCAGAAATAACTACTTATACGGACTTCCAACGTATATAATCGCATTTGGAATTTCTTTTCAGTTTCCGGCAATTGCTTTGGCGATCTGTATGATTTTGCTTGTTTTCTGGGCTTTTTCTTCTGGAAAGATAAATGTTGTACAAGAATAA